The Geoglobus acetivorans genome window below encodes:
- a CDS encoding OB-fold domain-containing protein: MLPRFWRKIKYRYNLVGTKCENCGSIYYPPRNICPECRRKSRMVEVELGERGRVVTYTVIHDVPESSKLMKPYVVGIVELDSGARVTAQIVEDPERVEIGSRVRAVFRKYGEEGEDGIIYYGTKFVLDE; the protein is encoded by the coding sequence ATGCTTCCCAGATTCTGGAGGAAGATAAAGTACCGGTACAACCTCGTGGGGACGAAATGTGAGAACTGTGGCAGCATTTACTATCCTCCCAGAAACATCTGCCCGGAGTGCAGAAGAAAGAGCAGGATGGTCGAGGTTGAGCTTGGTGAAAGGGGCAGGGTGGTGACCTACACCGTAATCCACGATGTGCCTGAAAGCAGCAAGCTGATGAAGCCCTATGTGGTTGGAATTGTGGAGCTTGACAGCGGTGCCAGAGTTACTGCCCAGATTGTTGAGGACCCTGAAAGGGTCGAAATAGGGTCGAGGGTTAGGGCAGTCTTCAGAAAGTACGGTGAAGAAGGGGAGGATGGAATAATCTACTATGGCACGAAATTTGTGCTTGATGAGTGA
- a CDS encoding thiolase domain-containing protein, producing the protein MKRVAVIGAGMSRFGELWNMSFRDIVISAGLEALEDANLEGREIEAMYVGNMSAGRFIAQEHVSALIADYSGLASINIPAIRVEAGDASGGVALKEAYIAVASGIHDIVIAAGVEKVTDVGSSSEIMDSSIDKEWEAFNGATLAGLFAMMARLHMHEYGSSEEDLARISVKNHKNAVNNPKAQFRREITVESVLNSPYVAEPLKVLDSAPISDGAAVLILASEDVARKYTDTPVFLDAVVQSSDYLALQNRRDILEMRAVKTATRKALKLAGCSLDDVGVFELHDSFTIAEMLLYENVGIAERGKGHEAIREGVVELGGSNPVNPSGGLKACGHAVGATGIRQAVEIVYQLRGDAGKRQVDAETGMAVNIGGTGATAVTSVFRR; encoded by the coding sequence TTGAAGAGAGTGGCGGTCATAGGGGCCGGAATGTCGAGATTTGGAGAGCTCTGGAACATGAGCTTCAGGGATATTGTGATCTCCGCAGGGCTTGAGGCTCTCGAAGATGCAAATCTTGAAGGCAGGGAGATCGAGGCGATGTATGTGGGGAACATGAGTGCCGGAAGATTCATAGCTCAGGAGCACGTTTCGGCCCTCATCGCAGATTATTCGGGCCTTGCGTCCATCAACATTCCTGCAATAAGGGTCGAAGCAGGTGATGCGAGCGGTGGAGTTGCTCTGAAGGAGGCGTACATAGCCGTTGCGTCGGGTATTCACGATATTGTCATCGCTGCGGGGGTGGAGAAGGTTACGGATGTCGGCTCGTCGAGTGAAATAATGGATTCATCCATAGACAAGGAATGGGAGGCGTTCAACGGTGCAACCCTTGCAGGGCTGTTTGCAATGATGGCAAGACTCCACATGCACGAGTATGGCAGCAGTGAGGAAGACCTCGCCAGAATAAGTGTTAAGAATCATAAAAATGCCGTAAACAATCCCAAAGCACAGTTCAGAAGAGAAATCACTGTTGAAAGCGTTCTCAATTCACCATACGTTGCCGAACCGCTCAAGGTTCTCGATTCAGCACCGATAAGTGATGGAGCCGCCGTTCTGATACTTGCGAGTGAGGATGTGGCCAGGAAGTACACGGATACGCCCGTATTTCTTGATGCGGTTGTTCAGTCCAGCGATTACCTTGCACTGCAGAACCGGAGGGACATCCTTGAAATGAGGGCAGTTAAAACAGCTACAAGAAAGGCACTGAAGCTTGCTGGCTGCAGCCTTGACGATGTGGGTGTTTTCGAGCTTCACGACTCGTTTACAATTGCTGAGATGCTCCTCTATGAGAACGTGGGCATCGCTGAGAGGGGCAAGGGTCATGAGGCCATCAGAGAGGGCGTGGTTGAGCTTGGAGGAAGCAACCCGGTGAACCCTTCTGGAGGGTTGAAAGCCTGCGGGCATGCTGTGGGTGCCACTGGAATAAGGCAGGCCGTGGAAATAGTCTATCAGCTGAGAGGGGATGCTGGAAAGAGACAGGTTGATGCTGAGACTGGCATGGCCGTGAATATTGGAGGTACAGGAGCAACAGCCGTGACTTCTGTATTCAGGAGGTGA
- a CDS encoding hydroxymethylglutaryl-CoA synthase — protein MVGLVSYGTYIPKFRIKVEEIARIWGENPETIKNGLGVYEKSVPSIDEDAATIAVECAREAVRRADIDRNYIGAVFVGSESHPYAVKPTATIVGEALNLNSFFHAADLEFACKAGTAGIQNCVAMVNAGMIRYGLAIGTDTSQGAPGDPLEYSAAAGGAAFLVGKDNVIAELKDTLSFTTDTPDFWRREGQPYPSHGGRFTGEPAYFRHVSTAAKRIMERNGLSPEDFSYAVFHMPNGKFPVRVARMLGFTGKQIEQGLVVRYIGNTYSGSSLLGFSAVLDIAKPGDRILLVSFGSGAGSDAFVFEITDNIESIERKPEVWEKIRKGVYIDYGTYAKLRRKIRMG, from the coding sequence CGGGACGTACATTCCAAAATTCAGAATAAAGGTCGAGGAAATAGCGAGAATCTGGGGTGAAAATCCTGAAACGATAAAGAACGGCCTTGGAGTTTATGAAAAGAGCGTTCCCAGCATAGATGAGGATGCGGCCACAATAGCCGTTGAGTGTGCAAGGGAAGCAGTGAGAAGAGCAGATATCGACCGAAATTACATTGGAGCGGTTTTTGTGGGCTCCGAAAGTCACCCCTATGCTGTAAAGCCCACTGCAACAATAGTTGGTGAGGCACTGAATTTGAACAGCTTTTTCCACGCCGCGGACCTTGAATTTGCCTGTAAGGCAGGAACTGCAGGAATCCAGAACTGTGTTGCCATGGTGAACGCGGGAATGATAAGGTACGGTCTGGCCATCGGTACGGACACGAGCCAGGGCGCCCCCGGCGACCCTTTGGAATACTCAGCAGCAGCGGGAGGTGCTGCTTTTCTGGTCGGAAAAGATAACGTTATAGCCGAGCTTAAGGACACACTCAGCTTTACCACCGACACCCCCGACTTCTGGAGAAGGGAGGGGCAGCCCTATCCGAGTCATGGGGGAAGGTTCACAGGAGAGCCGGCGTACTTCAGGCATGTATCAACCGCTGCAAAGCGCATCATGGAAAGGAATGGGTTATCGCCAGAGGATTTCAGCTATGCGGTTTTCCACATGCCCAACGGAAAGTTTCCTGTCAGGGTGGCGAGGATGCTGGGCTTTACCGGAAAACAGATAGAGCAGGGTCTTGTGGTCAGATACATAGGTAACACCTACTCCGGCTCATCTCTGCTCGGTTTTTCTGCAGTTCTCGATATCGCGAAGCCTGGAGACAGGATCCTCCTTGTTTCATTCGGAAGTGGAGCAGGCAGCGACGCATTCGTTTTTGAGATTACCGACAACATTGAAAGCATCGAAAGAAAGCCTGAGGTCTGGGAGAAGATAAGAAAAGGAGTTTACATAGACTACGGCACGTATGCGAAGCTGAGAAGGAAGATAAGGATGGGGTGA